A single region of the Triticum dicoccoides isolate Atlit2015 ecotype Zavitan chromosome 2B, WEW_v2.0, whole genome shotgun sequence genome encodes:
- the LOC119363324 gene encoding heat stress transcription factor A-3-like isoform X1 has translation MEHTHTGTNTTPAAVTASASASMDAALLLEPKLEMLQQHPAGHYAALDHHLIPPPPALVVPCEPPRLLEALLQGPQLPPFLSKTYDLVSEPQLDGVISWGPAGNSFVVWNPSAFARDVLPHNFKHNNFSSFVRQLNTYGFRKVHADRWEFAHEGFLRGSKHLLKTIVRRRSSPTQQSSPQPGSSIFRKIQSSSCGESTLDPELRSLRREKNALLQEVARLKEEHNQTIEHMNALNQRLESAEDRQKQVVSFLAKLLQNPDFLRQLKMHRGRRDGIDSSRVKRKFLKHVPHGSRDSGDSSLPRTAESTCSPAHPVAHDAIADLQSFLLEDTDLSDGMLPGSFGLDGVEASEDIGALVQVFDQQDFGTGAELLEIPPVSAAAHCQDSTFGRSKGKNVMCSGGTDGTSSQANCLVSLPGNVCKLMDADGEQIWGADTFFQSSCSGTSQQAYVSDPYLMEIPDKPERFWELDLEALDDGDLHLDKCVIGDPALEQQRGNMKP, from the exons ATGGAACACACGCACACCGGCACCAATACAACGCCCGCCGCAGtcaccgcctccgcctccgcctccatggACGCCGCGCTGCTGCTCGAGCCCAAGCTCGAGATGCTGCAGCAGCATCCTGCGGGCCACTACGCCGCGTTAGACCATCACCtgatcccgccgccgcccgcgctggtGGTGCCCTGCGAGCCGCCGCGGCTCCTGGAGGCGCTGCTGCAGGGGCCGCAGCTGCCGCCGTTCCTGTCCAAGACGTACGATCTCGTCAGCGAGCCGCAGCTGGATGGGGTCATCTCCTGGGGCCCCGCCGGCAACAGCTTCGTCGTGTGGAATCCTTCCGCCTTCGCCCGCGACGTGCTCCCGCACAACTTCAAGCACAACAACTTCTCCAGCTTCGTCAGGCAGCTCAACACTTAT GGTTTTCGCAAGGTTCATGCTGATAGATGGGAGTTTGCTCACGAGGGATTTCTGCGGGGCAGCAAACATTTGTTGAAGACGATTGTCAGGCGCCGGTCCTCGCCGACGCAACAAAGCAGCCCTCAGCCTGGTTCATCTATCTTCAGGAAGATACAGTCTAGTTCTTGTGGTGAGTCCACTCTGGACCCTGAACTGCGCTCCCTGAGAAGAGAGAAGAACGCGTTGCTACAGGAGGTGGCCAGGCTGAAGGAGGAGCACAATCAGACGATCGAGCATATGAACGCGCTGAACCAGAGGCTGGAGAGCGCGGAGGATCGGCAGAAGCAGGTGGTCTCCTTCTTGGCCAAGCTCCTTCAGAACCCGGATTTCCTGAGGCAACTCAAGATGCACAGGGGGAGAAGGGACGGGATCGATTCCTCCAGAGTGAAGAGGAAGTTCCTGAAGCATGTACCGCATGGCAGCAGAGACTCGGGCGACTCCAGCTTGCCGCGCACCGCAGAGAGTACATGTTCCCCTGCGCATCCAGTTGCGCACGACGCCATTGCAGACCTGCAGAGTTTTCTCCTGGAAGACACGGACCTTAGTGATGGCATGCTGCCGGGTAGCTTTGGTCTGGACGGAGTCGAGGCATCAGAGGACATCGGGGCTTTGGTTCAGGTATTTGACCAACAAGATTTCGGAACCGGGGCTGAGCTGCTTGAAATTCCTCCAGTTTCTGCTGCTGCTCATTGCCAAGACTCCACGTTTGGCAGGTCCAAGGGGAAGAATGTCATGTGTTCAGGAGGAACTGATGGCACATCGTCTCAAGCCAACTGCCTCGTGTCATTACCGGGCAACGTCTGCAAACTGATGGATGCCGATGGTGAGCAAATTTGGGGCGCCGATACTTTTTTTCAGAGTTCTTGCAGCGGCACCAGTCAACAAGCCTATGTTAGTGATCCCTATCTAATGGAGATTCCCGACAAGCCTGAGAGATTCTGGGAACTCGATTTGGAGGCACTGGATGATGGAGATCTGCACCTGGACAAGTGTGTTATCGGCGACCCTGCTCTtgagcaacagagaggaaacatgaAGCCATAG
- the LOC119363324 gene encoding heat stress transcription factor A-3-like isoform X2 — MEHTHTGTNTTPAAVTASASASMDAALLLEPKLEMLQQHPAGHYAALDHHLIPPPPALVVPCEPPRLLEALLQGPQLPPFLSKTYDLVSEPQLDGVISWGPAGNSFVVWNPSAFARDVLPHNFKHNNFSSFVRQLNTYGFRKVHADRWEFAHEGFLRGSKHLLKTIVRRRSSPTQQSSPQPGSSIFRKIQSSSCGESTLDPELRSLRREKNALLQEVARLKEEHNQTIEHMNALNQRLESAEDRQKQVVSFLAKLLQNPDFLRQLKMHRGRRDGIDSSRVKRKFLKHVPHGSRDSGDSSLPRTAESTCSPAHPVAHDAIADLQSFLLEDTDLSDGMLPGSFGLDGVEASEDIGALVQVQGEECHVFRRN, encoded by the exons ATGGAACACACGCACACCGGCACCAATACAACGCCCGCCGCAGtcaccgcctccgcctccgcctccatggACGCCGCGCTGCTGCTCGAGCCCAAGCTCGAGATGCTGCAGCAGCATCCTGCGGGCCACTACGCCGCGTTAGACCATCACCtgatcccgccgccgcccgcgctggtGGTGCCCTGCGAGCCGCCGCGGCTCCTGGAGGCGCTGCTGCAGGGGCCGCAGCTGCCGCCGTTCCTGTCCAAGACGTACGATCTCGTCAGCGAGCCGCAGCTGGATGGGGTCATCTCCTGGGGCCCCGCCGGCAACAGCTTCGTCGTGTGGAATCCTTCCGCCTTCGCCCGCGACGTGCTCCCGCACAACTTCAAGCACAACAACTTCTCCAGCTTCGTCAGGCAGCTCAACACTTAT GGTTTTCGCAAGGTTCATGCTGATAGATGGGAGTTTGCTCACGAGGGATTTCTGCGGGGCAGCAAACATTTGTTGAAGACGATTGTCAGGCGCCGGTCCTCGCCGACGCAACAAAGCAGCCCTCAGCCTGGTTCATCTATCTTCAGGAAGATACAGTCTAGTTCTTGTGGTGAGTCCACTCTGGACCCTGAACTGCGCTCCCTGAGAAGAGAGAAGAACGCGTTGCTACAGGAGGTGGCCAGGCTGAAGGAGGAGCACAATCAGACGATCGAGCATATGAACGCGCTGAACCAGAGGCTGGAGAGCGCGGAGGATCGGCAGAAGCAGGTGGTCTCCTTCTTGGCCAAGCTCCTTCAGAACCCGGATTTCCTGAGGCAACTCAAGATGCACAGGGGGAGAAGGGACGGGATCGATTCCTCCAGAGTGAAGAGGAAGTTCCTGAAGCATGTACCGCATGGCAGCAGAGACTCGGGCGACTCCAGCTTGCCGCGCACCGCAGAGAGTACATGTTCCCCTGCGCATCCAGTTGCGCACGACGCCATTGCAGACCTGCAGAGTTTTCTCCTGGAAGACACGGACCTTAGTGATGGCATGCTGCCGGGTAGCTTTGGTCTGGACGGAGTCGAGGCATCAGAGGACATCGGGGCTTTGGTTCAG GTCCAAGGGGAAGAATGTCATGTGTTCAGGAGGAACTGA